A genomic window from Rhizobium sp. EC-SD404 includes:
- a CDS encoding TraB/GumN family protein has product MKTATEEHLARGVIGLLGLIHLIMALSLLFVLGTLDRADAQEQIAACGGENLIDRMRVEDDPRLPALLEEAAATPNGEGLLWRVENDEGVASYLLGTMHVADPRVTELTDTVSQALDASETVVIETDEILDPAVAQAALIARPELTMFTDGRTLRSVMSDEDFALVEARLDELGLPVDALVHMKPWMIAGLIALPACEHARKAEGAAFLDQMLAEQALEDGKAVDGLETIAEQLDAMASLSLEFHVRGLVETLSLGPLLEDVTATMTDLYVAGDTGMIMPMLREAAPEGHERDAQGYADFEERIVLARNRIMAERAEPFLDGGRAFIAVGALHLPGDEGVIELLRDAGYSVERAD; this is encoded by the coding sequence ATGAAAACCGCCACGGAAGAGCATTTGGCGCGCGGCGTCATCGGGCTTCTCGGATTGATACACCTCATCATGGCGCTGAGCCTGCTCTTCGTGCTGGGAACGCTGGACCGCGCCGATGCGCAGGAACAGATCGCCGCATGCGGCGGCGAGAACCTCATCGACCGGATGCGCGTCGAGGACGACCCGCGCCTGCCGGCCTTGCTGGAAGAGGCGGCTGCAACGCCCAATGGCGAAGGGCTTTTGTGGCGCGTCGAGAACGACGAGGGCGTTGCTTCTTATCTTCTCGGCACGATGCATGTCGCCGACCCGCGTGTGACGGAACTGACCGATACCGTGAGCCAAGCGCTGGACGCATCGGAAACGGTCGTCATCGAAACCGACGAAATCCTCGACCCTGCCGTTGCCCAGGCAGCGCTGATTGCCCGACCCGAGCTGACGATGTTCACCGATGGGCGTACGCTTCGTTCGGTGATGAGCGACGAAGACTTCGCTCTGGTCGAAGCCCGGCTCGATGAGCTTGGTCTGCCCGTCGACGCTCTCGTGCACATGAAGCCTTGGATGATCGCCGGTCTCATTGCGCTTCCGGCCTGCGAACACGCCCGAAAAGCCGAAGGTGCGGCCTTCCTCGACCAGATGCTGGCCGAACAGGCGCTCGAGGATGGCAAGGCGGTCGATGGGCTCGAAACCATCGCCGAGCAACTGGACGCCATGGCCAGCCTGTCGCTCGAATTTCACGTGCGCGGTCTGGTCGAAACGCTTTCGCTAGGCCCCCTACTGGAGGACGTGACGGCGACGATGACGGACCTCTACGTTGCAGGCGACACCGGCATGATCATGCCGATGCTGCGCGAAGCCGCTCCTGAGGGTCATGAAAGAGACGCGCAGGGCTACGCCGATTTCGAAGAGCGGATCGTCCTTGCCCGCAATCGCATCATGGCCGAGCGCGCCGAACCCTTTCTCGATGGCGGCCGCGCGTTCATCGCGGTCGGTGCCTTGCACCTTCCGGGGGACGAAGGCGTGATCGAACTCCTGCGCGACGCCGGCTATTCGGTCGAACGCGCCGATTGA
- a CDS encoding tyrosine recombinase XerC: protein MMQRQRWLDGLSMQRRLSANTLDAYERDLRQFLQFMNRHVGSTPSLRDLADLRPTDLRAFLGSRRRDGAGARTLGRGLAGVRSFLRHLEREGLVNAAGARHVRAPKTGRSLPKPLSEEQAVAVANLDGQMSDEPWIAARNAALLTLLYGCGLRISEALALTPASVGPTTTTLRIEGKGGKTRLVPLMDVTRQAIAEYRKLCPYHLAAPEPLFRGARGGVLHAAIIQKEMRKMRSALGLPDTATPHALRHSFATHLLAGGGDLRTIQELLGHASLSTTQIYTGVDSARLLAAYRAAHPRA, encoded by the coding sequence ATGATGCAGCGTCAGCGGTGGCTTGATGGCCTGAGCATGCAGCGGCGTCTTTCGGCGAACACGCTCGATGCCTATGAGCGTGATCTGCGGCAATTCCTCCAATTCATGAACCGGCACGTAGGTTCCACTCCCTCGTTGCGCGATCTCGCAGATTTGCGTCCCACCGATCTGCGCGCCTTTCTCGGCAGTCGTCGCCGCGATGGGGCCGGGGCGCGCACGCTTGGACGCGGACTCGCAGGCGTCCGCTCGTTCCTGCGCCATCTGGAGCGGGAAGGCCTTGTGAACGCAGCAGGCGCCCGCCACGTGCGCGCACCCAAGACCGGACGCAGCCTGCCGAAGCCGCTGTCGGAGGAGCAGGCCGTGGCCGTCGCGAACCTCGACGGCCAGATGTCCGACGAACCCTGGATCGCAGCCCGCAACGCCGCGCTGCTGACGCTTCTCTACGGCTGCGGTCTTCGAATCTCGGAAGCGCTTGCGCTGACACCTGCGTCGGTCGGCCCGACCACGACCACGTTGCGCATTGAAGGCAAGGGCGGCAAGACCCGGCTCGTCCCGCTGATGGACGTCACCCGACAGGCGATCGCCGAATACCGAAAACTCTGTCCCTATCATCTGGCGGCGCCGGAACCGCTCTTTCGCGGCGCGCGGGGCGGCGTTCTGCATGCGGCGATCATCCAGAAGGAAATGCGCAAGATGCGATCGGCGCTCGGGCTTCCCGACACGGCGACGCCTCATGCGCTGCGCCACTCCTTCGCAACCCACCTTTTGGCCGGCGGTGGCGACCTCAGGACCATCCAGGAGCTGCTCGGGCACGCGAGTCTATCCACCACCCAGATCTATACCGGCGTCGACAGCGCCCGGCTCCTTGCCGCCTACCGGGCAGCCCATCCGCGCGCCTAG
- the odhB gene encoding 2-oxoglutarate dehydrogenase complex dihydrolipoyllysine-residue succinyltransferase produces MATEIRVPTLGESVSEATIGTWFKKVGDTINADEPLVELETDKVTVEVPAPASGTLTEILAQTGDTVEVNALLGQIGAGSGAAPAKTEEPKAEAPKPAEAKPAEAKPAAEPAAKSGDMPPAPSAAKMMAEKNVSADQVSGSGKRGQVLKGDVIDAINKGGSAAPAAEAPKAPRPASSEADESREERVKMTRLRQTIAKRLKDAQNTAAMLTTYNEVDMTAVMDLRKKYKDLFEKKHGVKLGFMGFFTKAVTHALKEIPSVNAEIDGNDIVFKNFCHIGVAVGTEKGLVVPVVRDADQMSIAEIEQEIGRLGVAARDGKLGMADMQGGTFTISNGGVYGSLMSSPILNAPQSGILGMHKIQERPVAIGGQVVIRPMMYLALSYDHRIVDGKEAVTFLVRVKESLEDPERLVLDL; encoded by the coding sequence ATGGCCACCGAAATCCGCGTCCCGACATTGGGCGAATCCGTATCCGAAGCCACGATCGGCACCTGGTTCAAGAAGGTGGGTGATACGATCAACGCCGACGAGCCGCTGGTTGAGCTTGAGACCGACAAGGTGACGGTCGAAGTGCCGGCACCGGCTTCCGGCACGCTGACGGAAATCCTTGCCCAGACGGGCGACACCGTGGAGGTCAACGCGCTTCTCGGCCAGATCGGTGCCGGATCGGGCGCGGCGCCTGCCAAGACGGAAGAGCCCAAGGCGGAAGCGCCGAAGCCAGCCGAAGCGAAGCCGGCTGAAGCCAAGCCTGCTGCCGAGCCTGCCGCGAAGTCCGGCGACATGCCGCCCGCACCTTCTGCGGCCAAGATGATGGCTGAAAAGAACGTTTCGGCCGATCAGGTTTCGGGCAGCGGCAAGCGCGGCCAGGTCCTTAAGGGCGACGTGATCGACGCCATCAACAAGGGTGGCTCAGCCGCACCGGCTGCAGAAGCACCGAAGGCACCGCGTCCTGCTTCCAGCGAAGCCGACGAGTCGCGCGAAGAGCGCGTGAAGATGACGCGCTTGCGCCAGACGATCGCCAAGCGCCTCAAGGATGCGCAGAACACCGCTGCCATGCTGACCACCTATAACGAGGTGGACATGACGGCGGTCATGGACCTGCGCAAGAAGTACAAGGATCTCTTCGAGAAGAAGCACGGCGTGAAGCTCGGCTTCATGGGCTTCTTCACCAAGGCCGTGACGCACGCCCTGAAGGAGATCCCTTCGGTCAACGCCGAGATCGATGGCAACGACATCGTCTTCAAGAATTTCTGCCACATCGGCGTCGCCGTCGGCACCGAGAAGGGCCTCGTCGTGCCGGTCGTGCGCGATGCGGACCAGATGTCGATCGCCGAAATCGAGCAGGAAATCGGCCGTCTCGGCGTTGCGGCTCGCGACGGCAAGCTCGGCATGGCCGACATGCAGGGCGGCACCTTCACCATTTCGAATGGCGGCGTCTACGGTTCGCTGATGTCCTCGCCGATCCTAAACGCGCCGCAGTCGGGCATCCTCGGCATGCACAAGATCCAGGAGCGTCCGGTCGCGATCGGCGGTCAGGTCGTCATCCGTCCGATGATGTATCTGGCGCTTTCCTACGATCACCGCATCGTCGACGGCAAGGAAGCCGTCACCTTCCTGGTGCGCGTCAAGGAAAGCCTCGAAGATCCGGAGCGTCTCGTTCTCGACCTCTAG
- a CDS encoding transferrin-binding protein-like solute binding protein — MTMKILPMLALVPVLALAGCGGSTTTGSIGPGGGAGGAPGGGGAGGGSGGDAGGGGSGGGTGSAIRGVSTKFSRAQQPIPTPVPIYEQGKFAYVPTGDLVTSTAPIEGTADLTTAKQDDGSITVTTGGLYRDGSAVPGVTANAQYPARGTSTTNAQQSEFIGNVGASVADVMVTYYDHDQNGSDEFFTIDHHQDRVNITQPIDTISIFYGGDFAPASAVSGRTGTATFTATDTGNADKGAAYVRVATGTGISNSQVDYGGDVRMVADFGAGTVDGEITNLRRFGNQQAADFSLRLDGSQINGQHFDGGSVTMLQGATPVASFTDSAVTGSFLGQNADAVGGVFQANGTRGGQDVYLGGQFIAQEGQTTN, encoded by the coding sequence ATGACCATGAAAATTCTGCCGATGCTGGCGCTGGTGCCAGTACTGGCTCTAGCAGGCTGTGGCGGTTCGACCACCACCGGATCGATCGGGCCTGGCGGCGGTGCCGGCGGCGCGCCGGGCGGTGGCGGTGCAGGTGGTGGCTCAGGTGGCGACGCCGGTGGAGGTGGGTCGGGCGGCGGAACCGGCAGTGCGATCCGCGGCGTTTCGACGAAGTTTTCGCGCGCGCAGCAGCCGATCCCGACACCGGTGCCGATTTACGAGCAGGGCAAGTTCGCCTACGTGCCGACCGGCGATCTCGTGACCTCGACCGCTCCGATCGAAGGCACGGCAGACCTGACGACGGCGAAACAGGACGATGGCTCGATCACGGTCACGACCGGCGGTCTCTACCGCGATGGCTCAGCCGTTCCAGGCGTCACGGCCAATGCGCAATATCCGGCACGCGGAACGTCGACGACCAATGCGCAGCAATCCGAGTTCATCGGAAACGTCGGTGCGTCCGTCGCCGATGTGATGGTCACCTATTACGACCACGACCAGAACGGCAGCGACGAGTTCTTCACGATCGATCATCACCAGGACCGGGTGAACATCACCCAGCCAATCGACACGATCAGCATCTTCTACGGCGGCGACTTCGCACCGGCTTCAGCCGTTTCGGGCCGCACCGGAACGGCGACGTTCACCGCGACGGATACCGGCAATGCCGACAAGGGGGCGGCCTATGTGCGGGTGGCGACCGGCACGGGTATTTCCAACAGCCAGGTCGATTATGGCGGCGACGTGCGCATGGTGGCGGATTTCGGTGCCGGGACAGTCGATGGCGAGATCACCAACCTACGGCGCTTCGGCAACCAGCAAGCAGCGGACTTCTCGCTGCGGCTGGATGGCTCGCAGATCAACGGTCAGCATTTCGACGGCGGGTCGGTGACCATGCTGCAGGGCGCGACACCGGTGGCAAGCTTCACCGATTCCGCGGTGACAGGCTCGTTCCTCGGCCAGAACGCGGATGCCGTGGGTGGTGTCTTCCAGGCCAACGGAACGCGCGGCGGCCAGGACGTGTATCTCGGCGGCCAGTTCATCGCGCAGGAGGGTCAGACGACCAACTGA
- a CDS encoding 1-acyl-sn-glycerol-3-phosphate acyltransferase — MQKRDIHGVVDAIALLSQGRPGHIVDELIAERGQRLVNNPLWPVMRPFLYSVLHYGTALQFADAVANMPGFQAFEYASSRLNLNVEVKRGERIPEKGGFIMVSNHPTGIADGIAVFDLLKNRRPDMMFFANRDAIRVNPRFVEMVIPVEWREEHKSKLKARETLQLTTRAVKEEKATVLFPSGRIAYWANGRLNERPWKSSAISLSRKYGLPILPVHMTARNSGLFYWLSKWSTELRDMTVFHELLNKKSQTFEFTIGELLQPDQLEGDPAAVTKALEYHSVFGLKADPDRAFRVQF; from the coding sequence GTGCAGAAGCGCGATATTCACGGCGTGGTTGATGCCATTGCACTGTTGTCCCAAGGCCGTCCCGGGCACATCGTCGATGAACTCATCGCCGAACGTGGACAGCGTCTCGTCAATAATCCGCTCTGGCCGGTCATGCGGCCGTTTCTCTACAGTGTGCTTCACTACGGCACCGCGCTGCAATTCGCCGACGCTGTTGCCAACATGCCGGGCTTCCAGGCGTTCGAGTATGCCAGCTCCCGGCTGAACCTGAATGTAGAAGTGAAGCGCGGAGAGCGCATCCCCGAAAAGGGCGGCTTCATCATGGTCTCCAACCACCCGACGGGGATCGCGGACGGCATTGCCGTCTTCGATCTTTTGAAAAACCGCCGTCCCGACATGATGTTCTTCGCCAATCGCGACGCGATTCGCGTGAATCCTCGCTTCGTCGAGATGGTCATTCCGGTCGAATGGCGCGAGGAACACAAGAGCAAGTTGAAGGCGCGCGAAACGTTGCAGCTGACGACGCGCGCCGTGAAGGAAGAGAAGGCCACGGTTCTGTTTCCGTCGGGACGCATCGCCTATTGGGCGAACGGCAGGCTCAACGAACGGCCATGGAAGTCGTCGGCGATCTCGCTGTCGCGCAAATACGGCCTACCGATCCTGCCGGTCCACATGACGGCACGCAATTCCGGCCTGTTCTACTGGCTGTCGAAATGGTCGACCGAGCTGCGCGACATGACGGTCTTTCACGAGCTTCTCAACAAGAAGAGCCAGACTTTCGAATTCACCATCGGTGAATTGCTGCAGCCGGACCAACTCGAGGGAGATCCGGCGGCTGTCACCAAGGCGCTCGAGTATCACTCCGTCTTCGGTCTGAAAGCGGATCCGGACCGCGCGTTTCGCGTCCAGTTCTGA
- a CDS encoding response regulator transcription factor — MRILLVEDNRDLGEAVEGRLKRSGHSVDWVRDGEAALAFARDASFDAIVLDLMLPERDGISVISALRSGGDDTPVLVVTARSEIDDRVSLLDMGADDYLVKPFDLRELEARLRALMRRPAGHSSSRMVLGDLVMETAAHSVSVAGVPVEIGRREFRLLEILISRAGQVVAKERLMQQLFSIDEDVAVNALELYVSRLRRKIENSGVSILTVRGIGYLARADAEVRPADAR, encoded by the coding sequence ATGCGCATTCTGCTGGTCGAAGACAACCGCGATCTCGGCGAAGCGGTGGAGGGACGTCTCAAGCGCTCCGGCCATTCGGTCGACTGGGTGCGGGACGGGGAAGCGGCGCTCGCTTTTGCCCGCGACGCGTCGTTCGACGCCATCGTTCTCGATCTCATGCTGCCGGAGCGAGACGGAATTTCGGTGATCTCGGCGCTGAGGAGCGGCGGCGACGATACGCCGGTGCTCGTCGTGACGGCACGCTCGGAAATCGACGACCGCGTCAGCCTTCTCGACATGGGTGCCGACGACTATCTCGTCAAACCATTCGACCTGCGTGAGCTGGAAGCGCGGTTGCGCGCACTCATGCGTCGGCCGGCGGGACATTCCAGCAGCCGAATGGTGCTCGGCGATTTGGTGATGGAGACCGCGGCGCACAGCGTAAGCGTCGCGGGCGTGCCGGTCGAGATCGGCCGACGAGAGTTTCGACTGCTGGAGATTCTGATCTCGCGCGCCGGCCAGGTGGTCGCGAAGGAGCGACTGATGCAGCAGCTGTTTTCGATCGACGAGGATGTCGCGGTCAATGCGCTTGAGCTCTATGTGTCGCGCCTGCGCCGCAAGATCGAGAATTCCGGTGTGTCGATCCTGACCGTGCGTGGCATCGGCTACCTTGCAAGGGCCGATGCAGAGGTTCGGCCCGCCGATGCGCGCTGA
- a CDS encoding extracellular solute-binding protein has product MRADSFSIRRRITALAAILLVAAALILLVFIRDYAERASDRAFDRLLAASALTIAGAVQIEDGDVTVELPYASFAMVSGDDRVFYSVRAPDGSLVTGYDDLAADMPLAETLDAEFDDVRYGGEVVRVASVGRLISTADGTGWVTIRVAETQGARETLSREIVNNALVPLLVLTLLAAWLVWYLIRRTFAPLLTLERELRARSPDDLSPVDIPVPVEVRHVVGALNEFMARLNQSMVRLSELVAEAAHQVRTPLASLRAQAEVAMDETDPDAMRARVERIHQGAVQSSQLVTQLLMDATVSHRLDLRDVQVTVIGALVNEVAQRLDPDQLMRIGVEMKPDVADIGFPADRVVMREMLKNVVDNALAYSQGDVTIRVERAREENGDVLKLSVLDKGPGIPDAEKDTVVERFRRGASAGNQPGSGLGLAIVRRVAEAHRGRLTLRDRAGGGLVAEICLPLSGRGSDRREGRAGRGAIPAAIALLVGACLLPSHEAAAEPLVFPARAAEKASLTIVGTTDTRLFTLFVEAFQERYPNVTVRYDETDTLLMYENYLAGQLDPPADLMISSSSDLQVKLANDGHASRHDSAVSSMPDWATWRNEVFGFTFEPAVIVYNPDLISQDEAPRTHLALAEFLESNIGRLTGKVATYDIATSGVGYLLAVQDQLISSQFWRLASAFGRTGAVLSGSSPDILDRVDAGELAIAYNVLGSYAFARQAEGANIQIIVPDDYVLVLTRSAVIARDAPNAETARLFLDFLLSDAGQAVAAGPTALGAVRDGVRGLWTAANITEMGRGAVQPIALGPALMVALDQQRRARFLETWRGIVSPP; this is encoded by the coding sequence ATGCGCGCTGACAGCTTCTCGATCCGCCGACGGATCACCGCCCTTGCAGCAATCCTTCTCGTCGCCGCAGCTCTGATCCTGCTCGTCTTCATCAGGGATTATGCCGAGCGCGCTTCCGATCGCGCCTTTGACCGGTTGCTCGCAGCCTCGGCGCTCACCATCGCCGGCGCGGTGCAGATCGAGGACGGCGACGTCACGGTGGAGCTTCCCTATGCGTCCTTTGCAATGGTTTCGGGCGACGACCGCGTCTTTTATTCGGTGCGTGCGCCGGATGGGTCGCTGGTCACCGGCTATGACGATCTTGCTGCCGATATGCCGCTTGCGGAAACGCTCGATGCGGAGTTCGACGATGTGCGTTACGGCGGCGAGGTGGTGCGGGTCGCAAGTGTCGGCCGCCTGATCTCGACGGCGGACGGGACCGGCTGGGTGACGATCCGGGTCGCCGAAACGCAAGGCGCGCGCGAAACGCTGTCGCGCGAGATCGTCAACAATGCGCTGGTGCCGCTGCTGGTCCTGACCCTGCTGGCTGCATGGCTCGTCTGGTATCTCATCCGGCGCACCTTCGCACCGCTGCTCACGCTGGAGCGCGAATTGCGCGCCCGCTCGCCCGACGATCTCTCGCCGGTGGACATTCCCGTACCGGTGGAAGTGCGCCACGTGGTCGGCGCGCTGAACGAGTTCATGGCACGGCTGAACCAGTCGATGGTGCGCCTCAGCGAGCTGGTGGCGGAGGCGGCCCACCAGGTGCGAACGCCGCTGGCGTCGCTCCGCGCCCAAGCCGAGGTGGCCATGGACGAGACCGATCCGGATGCCATGCGTGCCCGGGTCGAGCGGATCCATCAGGGCGCCGTGCAGTCGAGCCAGCTCGTCACCCAATTGCTGATGGATGCGACCGTATCGCATCGCCTGGACCTCAGGGACGTGCAGGTGACAGTGATCGGTGCGCTGGTCAACGAGGTGGCGCAGCGGCTCGATCCGGACCAATTGATGCGCATCGGCGTCGAGATGAAACCCGACGTCGCGGACATCGGTTTTCCCGCCGATCGCGTGGTGATGCGCGAGATGCTGAAGAACGTCGTCGACAACGCGCTCGCCTATTCGCAGGGCGATGTGACCATCCGCGTGGAACGCGCAAGAGAAGAGAACGGCGACGTGCTGAAACTGTCCGTCCTCGATAAGGGGCCCGGTATTCCCGATGCGGAGAAGGACACTGTCGTGGAGCGTTTTCGTCGGGGTGCGAGCGCCGGAAATCAGCCGGGTTCGGGGCTGGGGTTGGCGATCGTGCGCCGCGTGGCCGAGGCCCATCGCGGGCGTCTGACGCTGAGGGACCGCGCCGGGGGCGGGCTCGTTGCCGAAATCTGCCTGCCGCTTTCCGGGCGCGGAAGCGATCGCCGTGAAGGTCGCGCCGGACGAGGGGCCATCCCTGCGGCGATCGCGCTTCTGGTCGGCGCTTGCCTTCTTCCGTCGCACGAAGCGGCCGCCGAGCCTCTGGTCTTTCCCGCTAGAGCCGCGGAAAAGGCATCGCTGACGATCGTGGGGACGACGGATACGCGACTCTTTACGCTGTTCGTGGAGGCCTTTCAGGAGCGCTACCCAAACGTCACCGTCCGCTACGACGAGACCGACACGCTTTTGATGTACGAGAACTATCTCGCCGGGCAACTCGATCCTCCGGCAGATCTGATGATCAGCTCATCGTCCGATCTCCAGGTCAAGCTCGCCAATGACGGGCACGCGTCGCGGCATGATTCGGCCGTTTCGTCGATGCCGGATTGGGCCACGTGGCGCAACGAGGTCTTCGGCTTTACCTTCGAACCGGCGGTGATCGTCTACAATCCTGACTTGATCTCTCAGGACGAAGCGCCACGCACGCATCTGGCCCTTGCGGAGTTTCTGGAAAGCAATATCGGTCGCCTGACGGGAAAGGTCGCAACCTACGACATCGCAACGAGCGGGGTTGGTTATCTGCTCGCGGTTCAGGACCAGCTGATCTCATCGCAGTTCTGGCGCCTTGCTTCGGCGTTCGGCCGGACGGGCGCCGTGCTCAGCGGGTCGAGCCCCGATATTCTCGACCGGGTCGATGCCGGCGAACTGGCGATCGCTTACAACGTGCTGGGCTCCTACGCCTTCGCGCGGCAGGCGGAGGGGGCGAATATCCAAATCATCGTGCCCGACGATTACGTGCTGGTGCTGACTCGAAGCGCGGTGATCGCACGCGATGCGCCGAATGCGGAAACAGCGAGGCTCTTTCTCGACTTCCTCCTCTCCGACGCGGGCCAAGCGGTGGCAGCGGGACCGACGGCGCTCGGTGCCGTCAGGGACGGCGTGCGTGGGCTCTGGACCGCGGCGAACATCACCGAGATGGGGCGAGGCGCGGTGCAGCCGATTGCGCTCGGCCCGGCGCTCATGGTCGCGCTGGACCAGCAGCGGCGTGCCCGCTTTCTGGAAACCTGGCGCGGGATCGTCTCGCCTCCCTGA
- a CDS encoding SDR family oxidoreductase, translating to MNGKSPSLLVTGGSRGIGAAVCRLAGSRGYRVAVNYVSDEQAAKSVVADIKAAGGEAFAVAGDVGREADILAIFGEVDRRFGRLDALVNNAGVVDRMARVDEISLDRLERMFRINVTGSFLCAREAVRRMSTRHGGQGGAIVNLSSAAARLGSPGWYVDYAASKAAIETMTKGLALEVAAEKIRVNAVRPGIIDTEIHASGGEPDRVAQVRDGLPMKREGTADEVARGILWLLSDEASYTTGTVLDITGGR from the coding sequence ATGAACGGCAAGTCCCCGTCACTGCTCGTCACCGGCGGAAGCCGTGGCATCGGCGCTGCCGTCTGTCGTCTTGCTGGCTCACGTGGCTACCGCGTTGCGGTCAACTACGTTTCCGATGAACAGGCGGCTAAAAGCGTGGTCGCCGACATCAAGGCGGCGGGTGGAGAAGCTTTCGCGGTAGCCGGTGATGTCGGCCGCGAAGCAGACATTCTCGCGATTTTCGGAGAGGTCGATCGTCGCTTCGGCCGACTTGATGCGCTGGTGAACAATGCCGGCGTCGTCGACCGCATGGCGCGGGTCGACGAGATCAGTCTCGATCGGCTGGAGCGTATGTTCCGCATCAATGTGACAGGCAGCTTCCTCTGCGCTCGCGAAGCGGTCAGGCGCATGTCGACGCGGCATGGCGGACAGGGCGGGGCGATCGTCAATCTGTCGTCGGCCGCTGCACGTCTCGGCTCGCCCGGCTGGTACGTCGACTACGCAGCGTCGAAAGCCGCGATCGAGACCATGACGAAGGGTCTAGCGCTCGAGGTCGCTGCCGAAAAGATCCGCGTCAATGCCGTTCGTCCCGGCATCATCGACACGGAAATCCATGCTTCGGGCGGCGAGCCCGACCGCGTTGCCCAGGTGCGTGACGGTCTTCCGATGAAGCGCGAAGGCACCGCCGACGAGGTGGCGCGCGGCATTCTCTGGCTGCTTTCGGACGAAGCCTCGTACACGACGGGTACCGTCCTCGATATCACCGGTGGTCGCTGA
- the lpdA gene encoding dihydrolipoyl dehydrogenase, with amino-acid sequence MAYDVVVIGSGPGGYVCAVKAAQLGLKTAIVEKRPTLGGTCLNIGCIPSKAMLHASEVFHQAGHTHAELGVEVGTPTLNLPAMMAHKDAVVKANVDGVSFLMKKNKIDVLVGTGKVLGEGKLSVTTDGGETQEIEAKNIVIATGSDVAGIPGVDVAFDEKVIVSSTGALELEKVPGHLVVVGGGVIGLELGSVWARLGAKVTVVEYLDSILGGMDGEISKQFQRMLAKQGLDFKLGQKVTAVTRKDAGASVTFEPAKGGEAQTVDADIVLVATGRRPYTEGLGLEDAGVVMEKGGRVKIDAHFQTSVPGVYAIGDVVAGPMLAHKAEDEGVAVAEIIAGQAGHVNYEVIPSVVYTQPEVASIGRTEEQLKADGVGYKAGKFPFTANGRARAMLATEGFVKILADKDTDRVLGVHIVGAGAGDLIHEAAVLMEFGGSAEDLARTCHAHPTLSEAVKEAALATFFKPIHM; translated from the coding sequence ATGGCTTACGATGTCGTCGTCATCGGTTCTGGACCGGGTGGATATGTCTGCGCCGTAAAGGCCGCGCAGCTTGGTCTCAAGACCGCGATCGTGGAGAAGCGCCCGACGCTTGGCGGCACCTGCCTGAACATCGGCTGCATCCCCTCCAAGGCGATGCTGCACGCTTCTGAAGTGTTCCATCAGGCGGGCCACACCCATGCCGAGCTCGGCGTCGAGGTCGGAACACCGACGCTGAACCTGCCGGCGATGATGGCGCACAAGGATGCGGTCGTTAAGGCCAATGTCGATGGCGTCTCCTTCCTGATGAAGAAGAACAAGATCGACGTCCTCGTCGGCACCGGCAAGGTGCTTGGCGAAGGCAAGCTGTCGGTGACGACGGATGGCGGCGAAACGCAGGAAATCGAGGCCAAGAACATCGTCATCGCGACCGGCTCGGACGTTGCAGGCATCCCGGGCGTCGACGTCGCCTTCGACGAGAAGGTGATCGTGTCCTCGACCGGCGCGCTGGAACTGGAGAAGGTGCCCGGTCACCTGGTGGTTGTCGGGGGCGGCGTCATCGGACTCGAACTCGGCTCGGTCTGGGCGCGTCTCGGCGCCAAGGTCACCGTGGTCGAGTATCTCGATTCGATCCTCGGCGGCATGGATGGCGAGATCTCCAAGCAGTTCCAGCGCATGCTGGCCAAGCAGGGCCTCGACTTCAAGCTCGGCCAGAAGGTGACGGCCGTCACGCGCAAGGATGCGGGGGCTTCCGTCACGTTCGAGCCAGCCAAGGGCGGCGAGGCGCAGACGGTCGACGCAGACATCGTGCTCGTGGCAACCGGACGCCGGCCTTATACGGAAGGGCTCGGTCTGGAGGATGCAGGCGTCGTCATGGAGAAGGGTGGTCGCGTGAAGATCGATGCGCACTTTCAGACTTCGGTTCCAGGCGTCTATGCAATCGGCGACGTGGTCGCGGGCCCGATGCTTGCCCACAAGGCCGAGGACGAAGGCGTGGCCGTGGCCGAGATCATTGCCGGCCAGGCCGGCCATGTGAACTACGAGGTTATTCCGAGCGTCGTCTACACCCAGCCGGAAGTTGCCTCCATCGGCCGCACCGAAGAGCAGCTGAAGGCCGACGGCGTCGGCTACAAGGCGGGCAAGTTCCCCTTCACCGCAAACGGCCGTGCCCGCGCGATGCTGGCCACAGAAGGCTTCGTCAAGATCCTCGCGGACAAGGATACCGACCGGGTGCTCGGCGTGCACATCGTGGGTGCCGGTGCGGGTGATCTCATCCACGAGGCAGCCGTGCTGATGGAATTCGGCGGATCGGCGGAAGATCTGGCGCGCACCTGCCATGCGCACCCGACCTTGTCGGAAGCGGTCAAGGAAGCTGCCCTCGCGACCTTCTTCAAGCCCATCCATATGTAA